Below is a genomic region from Thermocladium sp. ECH_B.
CCTCTTTGCAGTTTGAAAAACAATGATGAGGATGCCTTAGAGACAGGCATTAACCGTGATCAGCTCTCTTCACGGTCACTGATAGGCCATCGAAGTCAACCACAATTATTGAATCGCCCTCAGATATGTCCTCTAATGCCTTTGCTTTCCAATATTCTCCCTCTACCTTAACCATACCCATGGAGCCCGCCTTAATGGAGTCCACGGCCACCCCAACCTTTCCCGTGGGCAGTATTAACCTGCGCGATATTGGCTTATGCCTAAAAGCGCGGGTTATGATGTATATTATATAAGTGGAGAGCAGCGCTATTATCGCGATTTCCACAAGCAACACTATGTTTAAGCCGGATGGCGCATATCGTAATTCATAAGCTGGGGCACTCAGGTTAGGCGTGATTAGTACTAGGCCTATCACTATAAGGGCAGCGCCAATGCCCATTAATATTCCATNCGCCTTTCCTCCCCCATGCCACTCGAATGCTATTAACCCAATGCCTATTATGAGGAAAGCCAAGGCAGCGTAATTAATGGATAAACCAGTAATCAGCGGTATAAGGAATAGCACTGCACNAATTGCGGATAAGTATAGGTGCATCGTTATCACTCCCACTAATATTAGGAGAATTGCTAGAAAAATCAATATATCGGCAGTGACTGGATTGGATAGAGCCTCATATACCTGAAATGAGAGAGGTGGAGATAATTCGATTATTTCCGGCGACTTAATCATTATTAATCTACCATTAACGCTGGTTCCATTTATTTCNCGCAGAAGATCCGTTAAATTAGCGGCAACCACGTTTATCACATTATATCGCAAAGCTTCGCTGGCGTCTAGATTAGTATCATTATATACACAATCAGCCGCGAACGTGGAGTTACGGCCCCTATATTGAGCGGTTTCCTCGAAGTATTTTGCAACGGCATTGATTATTTTGGGCTCCGTTATGAATGTTTCTTGCCCCGTCAATGGGTTTATTTCCACGGGTTGGCATGAACCTATCACTGTGCCGGGAGCCATAGCAGCTATGCTTGTGGCGAGCAGCACCAACGTGCCTCCGGACCATGCATATGACCCACTGGGGTACACATAACCAATGGTTATTACATTTGATGTCTCAAATAATTGAACTATATTCAATGCAGCATCTAGAACTCCTCCCGGCGTCTTCATCTCTATCACTATCATGGAACCATTAGGTAGACCTGAATAGATGCTGCTTAATTCCTCATATGTGACGCTCGTTATCTCGCCATTAAGCTCATATACATATATCGTGGAGGCATGAAGCTCAACGGCAATGGCTAGGGCAAGAACCAGGAAGGCAAGAAACAGTATGGCTGCACGGCTACTCACTAGGAGACCCACCCCCGCCAGTCTCCTTCTTGCTTAGCGACATAGCGAGCGCCGAGAGCGATGTGGTCTCCATAGTATTTGGAACAACTATTATCATGTTATGTTCCTTCGCGATCTCAACCAACGTATCTAATTGCCTCAAGAGCAGTGACACCGTGTTCTGGGAATACTGCTGAGCGGCTTTTAGATATAGTTGTCCGGCCTCATAATCTGCCTGTGCAAGTATTATCTTGCTTCTCCTAATTCTCTCTGCTTCTGCCTGGGCTGCCATTGCCCTAATCAATGTGTCCGGCAACCTAATGTCCTTTATGGCCACCGCGTTAACCTTTATTCCCCATGGTGAGGCATGTTCATCAACCATGCTTGCTATCCTCTTAGCTATTTCCTCTCGCTGGGTTAGCAATGTATCCATATCAACCATGCCTATCACATCCCTTAACGTGGCGGCGGCTATCGTCGATGTCGCGCTTCTATAATCGGAGACGGAAACCACAGTCTTCAATGGATCAATTATCCTTAGATAGACCGCTGCATCGACCGTGACCTCCACATTATCCCTGGTCAAGCCTTTCTGGGATGACATATCTATCGTGATTATCCTTAAGTCTATTGTGATCACTCTATCTATTATCGGGACAACAAAGACTACTCCTGGCCCATAAACGCCTATTAACTTGCCTAGCCTAAACTTAACTAGCCTCTGATACTCCGGCACTATACGTATGGCCGATACAAGTATTGGAATAACTATTATCAGTATTATAATGGCTATTACTGCATCTATTATAAGCCCAATTGGAGATGCCATGTGCCTATTGCCTCGATACTCATTATTAAAAGTTTTGGTATTAACATAACACACTTAAATAGGAATCGTTTAGAAAAAGCAATGCAGAGAATAGAGCTAAATATAAGGAGTTATATAATGGAGCGGGAAAGAGTTCAAAAAGCAATGATCAATTACTTGACCAATCAAATCAATACGGCGAGAGGTGGATGCATAACCATAACTACCGCTAAAATAATGAATACATATAATCTACCAAAGAATGACTTGCTCATACTTCAATTAATGCTAGGGGACATAATGAGGAGGGCCGGCGCAACCATTCAGAAAAGCAAGAGAAATACATATAGATACATAATATGCGGATCCGCAATTAATGAATTAGCTCAAATAATAGGAAAGCAGTAAACCCCTGGAGGGACCTCTATTAGTACACGATTTTAACGGAGGAGCTGTGATCTATTTGGAGATTCGAGGGGAATCATAGGCAATAAAAGGAACTGACCTCCTCCCCGCCATTTAGCGAGGGTTCCCCGAGGTCTAGAGGGTTACGCCCCTTTAATGGGCGCTACTCTGTTATGATCCACAATAAACGACAAAGGCCTCTTTATTGCTGAGATCGTTATGCCGGTAGCCTTCTTCAAGATGTTTAATGCACCATTTAGATCCGAATGAAGCCTATGACCCTTAGGACAATTAACTACTCCCCTCGGCCCCCTCTCGACTTGAACGCCATGATAAGCACAGTACTTTGAGGTATTATACTCAATGACCTCAAACACACGAATACCATACTCCTGGGCCTTCAGTTCTATGACCTCCATGAGTTTACGGTAAGACCACAAGTTCACGGTGAACTTATTACCCTTATCCTGAGCAATGTTGAAGGGGTACCCCAAGTAAATCGTGGATACGCCTCGTTCATGCAACT
It encodes:
- a CDS encoding membrane protease subunit, stomatin/prohibitin-like protein — translated: MASPIGLIIDAVIAIIILIIVIPILVSAIRIVPEYQRLVKFRLGKLIGVYGPGVVFVVPIIDRVITIDLRIITIDMSSQKGLTRDNVEVTVDAAVYLRIIDPLKTVVSVSDYRSATSTIAAATLRDVIGMVDMDTLLTQREEIAKRIASMVDEHASPWGIKVNAVAIKDIRLPDTLIRAMAAQAEAERIRRSKIILAQADYEAGQLYLKAAQQYSQNTVSLLLRQLDTLVEIAKEHNMIIVVPNTMETTSLSALAMSLSKKETGGGGSPSE
- a CDS encoding nodulation protein NfeD, with protein sequence MAGVGLLVSSRAAILFLAFLVLALAIAVELHASTIYVYELNGEITSVTYEELSSIYSGLPNGSMIVIEMKTPGGVLDAALNIVQLFETSNVITIGYVYPSGSYAWSGGTLVLLATSIAAMAPGTVIGSCQPVEINPLTGQETFITEPKIINAVAKYFEETAQYRGRNSTFAADCVYNDTNLDASEALRYNVINVVAANLTDLLREINGTSVNGRLIMIKSPEIIELSPPLSFQVYEALSNPVTADILIFLAILLILVGVITMHLYLSAIXAVLFLIPLITGLSINYAALAFLIIGIGLIAFEWHGGGKAXGILMGIGAALIVIGLVLITPNLSAPAYELRYAPSGLNIVLLVEIAIIALLSTYIIYIITRAFRHKPISRRLILPTGKVGVAVDSIKAGSMGMVKVEGEYWKAKALEDISEGDSIIVVDFDGLSVTVKRADHG